Proteins from one Impatiens glandulifera chromosome 2, dImpGla2.1, whole genome shotgun sequence genomic window:
- the LOC124926110 gene encoding probable serine/threonine-protein kinase PBL1 gives MGCFTVLKYKKKRNEQGSIVKRFITPEHSSAALPEPNSQSRSLQSAPPSFRTRVKPVQQANKVSNSRTRALSAPCSLDTAEEDALSSVECEEQEDSRSRIGSIKEYHSQSPQPLPLPEPQAQNANVLKNLSSFKSSTSSGPLNTSGPLPLPPQGTIRNFSFEEIAMACHNFSQELCLLEGLSSSMYIASFGDDTSTSRKQEAVVTRLHNSPLVLRDFVNEVNKLSSLQHSNLCKLLGFHARDGSDKRMLVYERLFHGSLDRLLYGRSDGPPIDWNARMKVALCAAQGLTFLHEEGPFQAMYSEFSTANIQIDKDFRAKLSGFGCVSHLPENEIPNSSVALATLSMETLERGLVTPKSNVWSFGIVLLEILTGRKNLDSSRPKEERNLVKWSKPYLADDSRLSLIMDPQLKARFPIKAARAVADICQKCLQKESMERPTMRTIVEHLKVIQDIKYSCRFPLQEPGTAARKQISKSLSMNGIVISPMRRSTSSASLTGASKPFSSAPIVLPLPPLRTCSSILMMEGGLVQHERRKSVSSSAGDVQGPSVEGF, from the exons ATGGGTTGCTTCACAGTCCTGAAATATAAGAAGAAACGAAATGAGCAGGGTAGCATTGTCAAACGTTTCATCACTCCGGAGCATTCATCAGCTGCACTGCCTGAACCAAATTCCCAAAGTCGAAGTTTGCAGTCTGCACCCCCGAGTTTTAGAACGCGAGTAAAACCCGTTCAGCAGGCAAACAAAGTTTCAAATAGTAGAACAAGGGCATTATCTGCTCCGTGTAGTCTAGATACGGCAGAAGAGGATGCCCTTTCATCAGTTGAATGTGAGGAGCAAGAGGATTCCAGAAGTCGGATTGGGTCAATCAAGGAATATCATTCCCAAAGTCCACAACCACTTCCTCTACCAGAACCTCAGGCACAAAACGCCAATGTTCTAAAGAATTTGTCGAGCTTTAAAAGTTCAACTTCCAGTGGTCCTCTCAACACTTCAGGGCCTCTTCCACTCCCTCCTCAGGGAACAATAAGAAATTTCTCATTTGAAGAAATTGCAATGGCTTGCCATAATTTCTCGCAAGAGCTGTGTTTATTAGAAGgtctttcttcttcaatgtaTATAGCTTCCTTTGGAGATGATACATCCACCTCGAGAAAACAAGAAGCTGTTGTAACTCGCCTTCACAACTCCCCCCTG GTGTTGAGAGATTTCGTAAATGAGGTGAACAAATTATCATCCTTGCAGCATTCTAACCTCTGCAAATTATTGGGTTTTCATGCACGTGATGGATCGGACAAGAGAATGTTGGTTTACGAGAGGCTTTTCCATGGAAGTTTAGACAGACTTTTATATGGAAGATCAGATGGGCCACCTATAGATTGGAATGCCAGAATGAAGGTAGCATTATGTGCTGCACAAGGTCTTACATTCTTACACGAGGAAGGGCCTTTTCAG GCAATGTACAGTGAGTTTTCAACCGCTAATATACAGATCGATAAGGATTTTAGGGCAAAGCTATCAGGATTTGGATGCGTTAGTCACTTACCAGAAAATGAGATTCCTAACAGCTCTGTT GCTTTAGCAACTTTATCAATGGAGACATTGGAGAGAGGATTGGTTACTCCGAAGAGCAATGTTTGGAGCTTTGGGATAGTTCTTCTCGAAATACTCACAGGCAGGAAGAATCTGGATAGCAGCCGGCCCAAGGAAGAGAGGAACTTAGTGAAATGGAGCAAACCGTATTTAGCAGATGACAGCAGGTTGTCTCTAATAATGGATCCTCAACTAAAAGCCCGTTTCCCAATCAAAGCAGCTCGAGCAGTAGCTGACATATGCCAAAAGTGTTTACAAAAGGAATCTATGGAAAGACCTACAATGAGAACAATAGTGGAACATCTCAAAGTGATACAAGACATAAAATACTCATGCAGGTTCCCACTTCAAGAACCGGGAACAGCTGCGCGAAAGCAAATATCAAAATCTCTTAGTATGAACGGAATTGTGATTAGTCCAATGAGGAGGTCAACAAGTTCGGCATCATTAACAGGGGCAAGTAAACCGTTTTCTTCAGCTCCAATAGTTTTGCCGCTTCCTCCTCTTCGGACTTGTTCTTCCATTCTCATGATGGAGGGAGGACTTGTTCAGCATGAAAGACGCAAATCAGTGTCTTCTTCGGCAGGGGATGTTCAAGGGCCGAGTGTGGAAGGATTTtag